The following DNA comes from Camelina sativa cultivar DH55 chromosome 14, Cs, whole genome shotgun sequence.
ATTTCTGTAAACGAGTAACTATTAAAATAATCTCAAAAATGTAAGGAAATGTCATTAACGGTTTATTTCTGCAATTGTTCTCAACATAATTCGATTTCAGCATGTCACGTTATTTCgcataataaaaattgaagtaTATATCGGTTCTTATTTGTCCAAGGatgtcaaacaaaataattccaAAATGTATGCAAATTGACTATAGTGGTCGCTACCAGAGTGTAAAAATTTTGACGTctatggaaaaggaaaaaacaaaggaaaatattttatgggaactttataaatcaaaattttattttcatggaAGACACCTTGTAGATAAATATTTTCCTAGCATAAAAAAGAACCCATAATATAATGCCTACAATTGGAATTTGGTCAacgtttgttattgtttttgttcaGAATGAATTTTTAGGATCCGAAAGACGAATATCACTGTTGAAAAATTGACATGCATGTACCACTAGGCACTAGTCCACCACACAGTTCACACGCACTTGAACAATGTTCGCATACAAAGATTTACCCATCACACGGTAACCTCTCACCCATACCTATCATACGAGATGTATATGGTTCATCACTATTACAATACATACAGATTCCTTTTTTGCAACAAAATATGAGCCCCTTATTTCTTGTATCTCTCTtgcttgttttaaaaatctcatttttgCGCTGTTTAATTTCATTGATGCCCAAAAAGATTACCCTTTAACCCCAAAATTTTAGtcacaaactttttttaatgtCACAACTGAAATTATATTAGTAGAGAAGATATGGGTTACAATATGACTTGAGGAAAGTCATGTCCTGTACAAAGACCAAAAAGACTAATAGTTAGTCACTAACCCATCTGAGACACTACCCGGATCACCAGGggtctttacaaaaaaaatggctCCATCAAGGAGTACTACTCGCAAAAGGATAGTTCACAAAGAGGATCCAACTCTCTCATCATTGAAAAGACCtgttaaccaaaaaagaaaacctaCCGTCACATACGAGTGACGCCTACTATCTTCGGACACACTACGCGCAATGGGAAAAGCTCCTCTATTAGAAATCCCTGATTCACAAACAAGTTTCCATTCATCGATTCCACACAATACCGATAAGATCTTAGCAgaatgaaaaccaaaagatgGCCACGCCTTTGGCCTATTAACCGCATCCACCCAGACAGTATCCTCCAATGCAAAGATAATCTTGCCCAATTTGTGGCTGATCATACTCTCGATGGCCCAAACCACACAAATTAGATTCGCCTCTTGTTTAGACTTTATATTGGAGAAAGCTCTTCTATTGTGCCTCACAACAACACCAATAGCATCTCTTACCACCCAAGAAACCCCAACAAATTCCTTCTTTTTTGACCAAAAGGAACCAATGTTACACTTCAACCAATTTTGCGGAGGAGGATTCCACTGATTCTGAACCATCGATTGATCTTCGTGTCTCTGAAAACCAGTCAAGTTGGATTGTATAGTTTGGTGTGGTTGTTCAACCATTTGAGCTGAGAACCACAACTCGACATCCTCTTTAATCTTCACGGCTGTCTCCATTGGCGAAAAGGATTTTCCATCAAAGACCCAACTGTTCCTGTTTTTCCATATTCTCCACAGTATCCATGGAAAACTTTTCCTGATCTCAAAGGGCCAAAGCTGGTTGTCTTTGTTGCATAGCAAATGATGCATATGTGCATAGACCGATTCCTCTTCTGGAGCTGGCGACGGGTAGTTGGAGATAGCCCAAATCTGTCTAGACAAAGGACAAGAGAACAAAACATGGTAAATAGACTCACCAGCCATTCCACAAACTTGGCATCTTCCATCTACTCTGACACCCCTTCGGGATAAAAAATCTCCAACCGGTCACACCAAACACTCAAAGAGGCTCCATTTCCCACTCTTTTAACAGCCCCCTTACCGATTAGATCTCTCCCATGCCTTATACTTCTCCATCCAAAGGACAGTCTGGTACCAACTCCTGCTTCCATAAACTGTCCGAAGGGAAAATATCTACTTTTTATGAGTCTTGAAAAGAGACAGTCGGGTTCTTGGATAATTCTCCATGATTGCTTAGCTAAAAGCGCTTGATTGAATAAACCAATGTCCTTGAACCCCATGCCACCTTGATGTTTTGACAGACATAGACTTTCCCAGCTTTTCCAATGAATCTTCTTTGCATGTTCAGATAAATTCCACCAGAAATCTGCTAAAGTACTTGTCAAGTTTGCACAAGATTTCTTTGGTAATTTAAAACAGGACATAGCAGAGACTGGCATTGCCATTGCCACGGTCTTCAACATAATCTTTTTTCCTCCCTGAGAAAGAGATCTGGAGTACCATCCTGATAACTTATTATGCACTCTATCTTTAAGATAGCTTAACATCTGAACTTTGGAGCCACTGAAACATTCTGGTAAGCCTAAATATGTCCCCACTCCTTCTTGATTCACAATACCAAGGCAACCCTGAATCTCCAATTTGATTACTTCCAGAACTCTCTTCCCAAAGATGATGGAGGACTTATTCACATTTATGACGTGACCAGATGCCGAACCATACTTCGCTAGAATGTTATGCAACACAACAGCCTCTTCACGGTTTGCTTTACATAGGAATAGGCTATCATCAgcaaagagaagatgatgaataacCGGTCCATCTTGAGAGAATTGGAACCCTGAAATTTTCTGGTGTTGTTGAGCTCGATTTAACAAGTGTGTCAGCCCCTCCGTACAtagcacaaaaagaaaaggagaaagtgGGTCTCCTTGTCTTAAACCTCTCTCTGGAATGATCATTCCATAAGCCTTGCCATTAATAAGAGTAGAGAAAGTGACAGTGGAGACACACTTCATTATCCAAGATATCCATGTTTCGTGGAATCCCAACACTGAGAGCAAAAACCGTAGATAACTCCACTCCACTCTGTCGTATGCCTTTGATATATCCGACTTCACTGCCATACACTTAGAACTGAAAGGCTCCTTGGTGTTCAAAGAATGAATCAATTCATGCGCAATCATGATATTGTCTGTTATCAATCGATCAGTGACGAAAGCAGGTTGTGTTTCAGAAACAATCTGAGGCAGCAGAGGTTTCAATCTGTCAACTAAAACTTTGGATATTACCTAATACATGACTGAGCAAAGGCTTATGGGTCTGAGATCCAACATTAAATGAGGGTGGAGAATCTTAGGGATTAGAAACAAATGTGTATAATTCCATTCTTGCGGCATAACTTCATTAGAGAAAAATTTCTGAACCCCTGCTATCAACTGATCTCCTACAATGCTCCAATACTGCTGGAAAAACATGCTGACATACCCTCTGCTCCCGGTGCACTTGTTGGATCAATTGAAAAGACAGCATCTTTGATCTCTGAAGGAGTCACCACTCTTATTAGTCTCTTGTTCATTTGCCTTGAGACTCTTGTTTGAAATCCTTGAAACATATCTCCAAAGGGAGTCGGATTGGAGGACTTAAAGAGGTCTTGAAAATTAGCAGCAGCTACCTCCCCTTTTGCTCCTTCTGAAAAACTGATCATTGCCATTAATGTCCACCAACTTCTCATTTATATTCCTTGATCTAGACTCCTTCACCGAAGCATGGAAAATTTTTGAGTTTCGATCCCCCCatttcttccattttttctGACATTTCTGTTTCcaaaaggtttcttcttctttgtaagcCTGAGCCAATTCTTTTTTCAGGGAAACCACTCGATAAAAGGTAGGAGAGAGCATTGATTGTTGTAAGTCCAGATCTATCTCAATCTTCCAAATTTTATCTTTAGAGTTTACCGCATTGACTCTCTTCCATGAACTTAGAGCCCTTCTGCACCCTCGTACTCTTGAAGCAAAGGGGACGCTCAAATCAGCAGCAATAGGACCCCAAGCTTGAGAAATGGTCTCTTCCACTCTAGGTTTATTCAAAAACCTTCTATCAAATCTGAAATTGCCCACATAGGAGTCTTGGGATTCAATTAACTTAATCAGAACAGGTCTATGATCGGATCGTCTCATCTCCAAGAAATGTTGATTTGAGGCAGGATAAGAATTAAACCGCGCTTGATTTCCGAATGCTCTATCCAGTCTACTCTGGATCCACAAGTCATATCTTCTCCCTGCCCAAGTGAATCTATTTCCATTACTAGACAGCTCATCCATTCCACAAGCTCTCAACATGTCATTGAATGGTCTGAAAACAGATTCACATCTTCTTGGCCCTCCTATCTTCTCACTATTATTGCAGAGATCATTGAAATCACCTAGCATAATCCAATATTCTTTTCTAGCATCACCAAATCTACTGATCCGTTCCCACACCAACTGTCTTTTCTTAAAATCCGGATCACCATAGATGCATGAGACAAAAAAGGTAGCAGCTCCAGACTAAACTTGCATATCTATCAATTTCTTATCCGCATAATGGAAATCCACCTTTAAATTATTCTTCCAAAAAATAGCTAAGCCTCCACCCTTCCCTACCGGTTGGATAGTAAAAACATGATCATAACATAAAACTTCTTGTAAGTCTACTAATATATCTCTAATGTGCATCGTCTCCATCAAGAACAACATCTCAGGGAAGAAAGTTTTACTAACCTCCTTGAGACGAGGAAAAGCCAGGTCTTGAGACCGTCCCAAGCCCTAACAATTCCAGCTCAAAATACTCATTGATCATGGGGCAATCCCTCACCTGGGATCGCCTTTCTAGGGTTAAGCTTGATGAATTTTGCAGTGCTTGAGCCCTCCTCTATTGCTTTCCTCTTATCTATGACACCTTTTTGTAGCCCCAAACTAAAAACCTGATCATTCTCCAGGATATTTGGTAGTTTCGGTTTTGGCTTCCTAGCAGACTTCTGAGGTCTACGTCTAGCTTTGACCTTTTTTGGAATAGTGCCGGAAGGACCAGTCTCAAAAGATCCAGTTCTATGAACCGTTGCACCTTCCTGAAAAGGTTGGGACAAAGCTAGGAACTGTCCTGAATTCTCCGGAGTAGAACCTTCAGATCGTTTAACCCTCACATCCGCGATAGACCAATTCTCCGAAGTCACAAACTTACTCATACTTTTTGAATTGTTGTTTACTAATTTCTGCCACTCAGGCATTCCTATGTGAAATGAGTTCTAATTAGATTAGAACTTCAAAACCAACTAGACTTTTAACCAGTTTGTAACAGTGATGATAACTAGACAATACGTATATAGTTTTGAGTACATTTCCAACAAGgtattttctgcattttttttttatatttatatcgaCTGTTCATGCTTTTATGATAATATCAATTTCCGAATCCGATGGTACACATGTTGTGGGTCTAGATCACTAAATGCATATGATCATAACTCCAAATCttagaagtatatatatacgtatatattattttcttttggggAAAACCTTCAAATCTTATAAGTAATGAACGAATTGTATCGCATGCACATTATAGAGTGACCACACGTCCAACTCTATGTGTCCGTGTCACTCTATAGTAAATGTGTCGTTGAACTAAATACtttaatatctatttttaaaggATAAGATACGAACAAGAGACTTGaattctcttcctctctctcgtCCACTCACCTATTTTGCATCTATCGATCTCATCATAACCATGGACAAAACATTTTCCTCTAGCAACGAAGCAAAACCAATTAGATGCAAAGCAGCAATATGTAGAAACGCAGGAGAAGCTCTAGTGATAGAAGACATCTACGTGGATCCACCTCAAGCTTACGAAGTTAGGATTAAGATCCTATGCACTTCTCTGTGTCACACTGATCTTAGTTTCTGGAAAATGGACTTTGTAAGTTTACACTATAAGACAAAGTCAACATAGAACTATTATTCAAATCTTGATttcactaatcttttttttttgtaacttttccAGGGACCGCTTTCAAGATTTCCTAGGATTCTAGGTCACGAAGCAGTCGGGTGAATCTTTATATAAACttctttaatttcaattttacaCTCCTGATCTTCAAGAATCTACCTAAAGTACTTGTTACTTCAGTGTGGTCGAGAGCATTGGAGAAAACGTGGATGGATTCAAACAAGGCGACGTCATTTTGCCAGTGTTTCTACCATTCTGTGGAGATTGCAGAGACTGCAAGTCTTCAAAAACCAACTGGTGTGAGAGATATGCCGACGATTTCGTATCAAACACAAGACGATATGGAATGAGTTCTAGATTCAAAGACTCTTCGGGAGAAGTTATTCaccattttttctttgtctcaaGTTTTTCTGAATACACCGTCGTTGATATCGCACATCTTGTCAAAATATCTCCTGAAATCCCCGTTGACAAAGCGGCTTTGCTCAGCTGTGGTGTCTCAACAGGTATCTGTTCTTCTCGTAGGGTTTGTATAGATACATTAGTTATATCCGGGGTGAAAAcattaaaagaagtagaaattAGGGTTGGAATTGTTATTTATGGAAAAGTACGGAAATATGAGCTGATGGTTATATGTCACGTGGAGTAGGAATTGGGGGAGCTTGGAAGGTGGctaatgtggaagaaggctccACCGTTGCAGTGTTTGGCCTTGGTGCTGTTGGACTTGCAGTAATCAATCATTCCTCTCCAATTATATAATACtaccttttttatttgtgtCCGCTTCATTTATAACACTACTTTTTCTTGtataaaggaaaacaaaagtacttttaacaattgttttatttaatcaaatttatatataagttatttgttaataattgATTTGGTACAAGGTTGCAGAAGGAGCCAGACTACGTAGGGCCGCGAAGATCATCGGAATTGATACCAATCCTGATAAATTCGAGCTAGGTAAAGTTGTGTTATATATTTCAAGttgtatatgattttgttttcgtGGGCTTATGCTGCTGACCGCATTGGCGATGATGGTAGTGTTGTCGACGGTAGTTAATGTTGGTATGCGTAATGGTTCACCATCAATGTGTTAACATGCATATGCATAGCATTTCCACAGAATACACactaaacatattttcaaatttcacgTATCTAATTTGTTATTATGTTTATGTCAtctattatttcaaatttttgaaaaataaatcatattgttattttgattaatgtaaattatatatatcacttgACAGTAGGTTTCTATCAAAGGGAGTAAATTAATTCATCATATATAAAcctatatttatttacattgaGCAGGTAAAAAATTTGGTCTTACGGATTTCGTCAATCCTACCTTGTGCGGAGAAAAGAAGATTAGTGAAGTATGCTAGCTAATAAACGTCGGAGTAATTAATTAACTTATTCACACACATTAATAAAAACAGAACTAATCTTTTTGTTGGTTAATTATAAAAAAGGTGATTAAAGAAATGACAGGCGGAGGAGTTGACTATAGTTTCGAATGCGTTGGCGTAGCATCTTTACTTACCGAGGCTTTCATCAGCACCCGCACGGTAAGCTTAAACCAGATCATACCAAATTTTTCGTCGGTTGAACATCATCAATGGTTTAACAAAATCGGTTTTTacaatttacaatatttttcacAGTTAACTAATAattgtatataaacaaaacaggGATCAGGAAAAACGGTAATGTTGGGGATGGAGAAGCATGCAGCGCCAATTAGTTTAGGTAGTTTTGATCTTCTTAGTGGCAGAAGTATTTGCGGAAGCTTGTTTGGTGGTCTGAAAGCTAAACTTGATATTCCTATTCTCTTGGATCACTACTTAAAAAAGGTAATTATAACTTCATACATAAAGTTATGTGATTACATTTTTGTCCACCtttattatgttattgatttttttttcctatatatactATGTTTTCAGGAGATTAATCTGGATAGTTTTATCACGCACGAActgaaatttcaagaaatcaatAAGGCTTTCGACTTATTAAAGGAAGGAAAATCTCTCCGATGCATTCTATGGATGGATAAGTGATTTTTCCTTATCTATCTTTACATTTACTGTTTTACATCTTTTTGTCGATCTTTGTATACATTCTAAAGGCGAAATTGAAATGGGgctttcttaaaaaaataataataataaatgtaaaataatttcaaaataatataaattactaaaaataaaacaatataatagtCTTCcttatattttaataaactttttcACCAAATGCTCATAATCTAGGttctaaaaatttaagaaaaaaacaatatatcaaaTCATCACAATTataattcataaacaaaattaCTAGAAAGATCAATTAGTATATAATGAAGATTTAGAAgcattaaaatatgttttaaccgttttaaagaaaaataaataaataaacaaaagaattcTAAACTAGATTGTCATTTTTAAGAGGAATTTATTCTCTTGTGTTAAAgagtcaaagcaaaaaaaaataaaaccaatgtTATTCATGAAATTAAAGATTTTCCTAAACTATTGTGATACactatattttttagatttggaGCCTAAAAATCCTTTATATTTTGGGGACTCGATGCAAATGCCTTTTTTTAACCAATAGGCAGTCAGGCACGGCTCTGTATACATTATCTTCCTTTTGTCGTCCAATAAAAGATGTTTTGCAATTTTTGACTATCAACTAGAGCCACAAACTTATCTTTGGCATTATATCTTTGGTAGTACAAATCCCTTAAACTTAAAGTTGTGTTTTCTGATGGTGACAAGTATTAGATGGTTACACGTTTTACTTTGTACAAATATTATCATGTGAAATTCAAATCTCTGATACATTCAATCGCTTCAAAGCATTTATAGAAAACGTTTGCTGTCAGTTCTAGTAAAAAAacagactctttttttttgtgtgtttatagtAGACGTAACCAACATATGTGAGTAAAAGTTTTGTTCGCATCTAATTGTAACAAACGTAAAATTtagggtccgaatggtaactGCAGATTTAGTAGTGCGGGACAAAAAATTTgctagtgcggtacggttcaactgtaGTACGTGCGGGACAAATATATTTGTGGGAAAAGTgcaattatttcaaaataagcggtacaaaataatatttgattggtgaaaatttatttgctgtgcggttttcatattattttaataataattaataagattatatattttaatttgtttggtataaataaataaatatctttataCATATACAAACCTTAAATGCCTACAAAATAGCAAAATAcatattatagataaaatataagcatatatatcataaaatatatcatagattattattgatttaaattgattattattgttaatgaaataacattttcatctattatatatgaactacaaaaaccaaaattgaattttacttaatcatgtaaattttatgtataaaaaatcaaaatttatttaactttttattttattttaatgatcaCTATGATAATTAAGTAGCatttacaataatattatttactttatcATTACTAACATTCACTTTGTTATTGAAATTTAAActacatgttataaaattatttgttaatataGACACTGAATTTATAATCGTTTAtattaatcataataatataaaatctatttttaacaTATGTATTCTTTGTGTTAATATAAATCAAGTGTTATATAATAGTGTTTAAAAAATGTTACATGTTAGTGAGAGAGTGAGAAGTACAAatactaaagaagaaagataaaaaaaaaatagttttttcttttatttttgtttttttactttttttatttgatatatattatttaaagattgaaaaagaaataaaaaaaaaactgtattattTGATGTGGTTTCAAAAACCGCTAGGTAAAGGCTGTGGATTTTTTAAAAGGCGGTTCACCTTATAATCTGCTGGACAAAAAACcgcaaattattattttttttttttttttgaaaaacgcttatttgtttctaaaatcATGATTGGTGACTATAGTAcgtttttgataaaaaaaaattcaaaaccgtTTTTTCACTGTCTCCATTCACTGCCTTAATTTAAATGGATGTTGAATTGAGTTTAACATTTATTAGGTGGCTTCTAGCtatgtactatatatatccACCAAGTTCGAAGTTTAAAGGTCCCCTTCCTTTTCTCGTTATAATTAAGAGACATAATGGTTGGGTGAATATTAGATTAGAGACGTGCTTAATTGGATTCTAGTATTCATGATTGGATTCTAGTAATCGGGTATATGATGgccttatttatatataaacgtGGACTCAAAAACGTgtcatgtttttctttaaattcattaaaattaattcaaatagATAAGTAAAAAAATGTGTAACTATTTTTCGCCAAAAACTTAATTAGCTATACTGTCTATTGTGAATAGATCTGTTcgatatattaataaaaaattaaaactataccAGGTGATCGATCAACTGAAAAagcaacaatatatattaaaaaaaaattgaaatcttcaacaaaatcatgaaaaagTGAATAAGTAAAAGATTAAGAAGGTGttgttggattttatttttaaaatttttttgaaaagtttaacaaaatcattaaaaatgaataagtgaaagattgttaaagattgtgagagagttttgttgattagttttctaaaatcttgtaa
Coding sequences within:
- the LOC104740947 gene encoding alcohol dehydrogenase-like 1, giving the protein MDKTFSSSNEAKPIRCKAAICRNAGEALVIEDIYVDPPQAYEVRIKILCTSLCHTDLSFWKMDFGPLSRFPRILGHEAVGVVESIGENVDGFKQGDVILPVFLPFCGDCRDCKSSKTNWCERYADDFVSNTRRYGMSSRFKDSSGEVIHHFFFVSSFSEYTVVDIAHLVKISPEIPVDKAALLSCGVSTGIGGAWKVANVEEGSTVAVFGLGAVGLAVAEGARLRRAAKIIGIDTNPDKFELGKKFGLTDFVNPTLCGEKKISEVIKEMTGGGVDYSFECVGVASLLTEAFISTRTGSGKTVMLGMEKHAAPISLGSFDLLSGRSICGSLFGGLKAKLDIPILLDHYLKKEINLDSFITHELKFQEINKAFDLLKEGKSLRCILWMDK